Proteins encoded by one window of Nocardia goodfellowii:
- a CDS encoding FHA domain-containing protein FhaB/FipA: protein MQGLILQLTRAGFLLLLWLFVWAVLRTLRSDIYAASGIRIQPRAARGSAVLPSFSRGQKGAKYLVVTQGSLAGTRITLGTQPVLIGRADDSTLVLTDDYASTRHARLSPRGDDWYVEDLGSTNGTYLDRGKVTTAVRVPLGTPVRVGKTVIELRS, encoded by the coding sequence GTGCAGGGACTGATCCTGCAGTTGACCCGAGCGGGGTTCCTTTTGCTGTTGTGGCTGTTCGTCTGGGCGGTTCTGCGAACCTTGCGCAGCGACATCTACGCGGCCTCCGGCATCCGGATCCAGCCCAGGGCCGCACGCGGTTCCGCGGTGCTGCCGTCCTTCAGCCGCGGCCAGAAGGGCGCCAAATATCTTGTGGTGACTCAAGGTTCACTCGCCGGCACGCGCATCACGCTCGGCACCCAACCGGTGCTGATCGGGCGCGCGGATGATTCCACGCTGGTACTCACCGATGATTACGCCTCCACCCGGCATGCGCGACTCTCTCCGCGTGGTGACGACTGGTATGTCGAAGACCTCGGCTCCACCAATGGCACCTATCTCGACCGCGGGAAGGTCACCACCGCCGTCCGTGTTCCGCTCGGCACCCCGGTTCGTGTCGGCAAGACAGTGATCGAGCTCCGATCGTGA
- a CDS encoding protein kinase domain-containing protein, protein MLNNGALIADRYRLQRLIATGGMGQVWEALDTRLDRRVAVKVLKAEFSADPTFRHRFRTEARTTAQLNHPGIAGIYDYGETYDPSAGETAYLVMELVQGEPLNTVLNRLGRLSVVQGLDMLEQTGRALEVAHAAGVVHRDVKPGNILVTPTGQVKITDFGIAKAVDASPVTKTGMVMGTAQYIAPEQAVGEDATSSSDVYSLGVVGYEALAGQRPFTGDGAITVAMKHVRENPPPMPADLPPNVRELIEITMRKDPNQRYASGGEFADAVAAVRAGHRPPDPKGAAVTGAAGPLTEGATRVLPPGPTVILPAPQQDGPTVPYNGTGASTYGAAAAAGAYGAPETAMNPGSTGTPPPKPAGLTNTQKWLIGLGIGAVLLGGAATWLAFGGDTNPQPDRPVVTSTLVPPTTTKPPVTTTTRPAPPPPPVTTEAPTTTTVPPTTTTEPPTTTTEPPTTTTKPPTTTPVPSTTKTGKTTTTRQYFPTLDLPFPDSPGARGPSSTRSVPTPPQGQQ, encoded by the coding sequence ATGCTGAACAACGGCGCGTTGATCGCCGACCGCTACCGCCTGCAGCGGCTCATCGCCACCGGCGGTATGGGTCAGGTCTGGGAGGCGCTCGACACCCGGCTCGACCGCCGGGTGGCGGTGAAGGTGCTCAAGGCGGAATTCTCCGCCGATCCGACCTTCCGGCACCGGTTCCGCACCGAGGCCAGGACCACCGCGCAGTTGAATCATCCCGGTATCGCCGGGATCTACGACTACGGCGAGACCTACGACCCGTCCGCGGGTGAAACCGCTTACCTGGTCATGGAATTGGTCCAGGGCGAACCGCTGAACACGGTGCTGAACCGGCTCGGCCGTTTGTCGGTGGTGCAGGGTCTGGACATGCTGGAGCAGACCGGCCGCGCGCTGGAGGTGGCGCATGCCGCCGGCGTGGTGCACCGGGATGTGAAGCCGGGCAACATTCTCGTGACGCCGACCGGTCAGGTGAAGATCACCGATTTCGGCATCGCGAAAGCGGTGGACGCCTCGCCGGTCACCAAGACCGGCATGGTGATGGGCACCGCGCAATACATCGCCCCCGAGCAGGCGGTCGGTGAGGACGCGACCTCCTCCAGTGACGTGTACTCCCTCGGCGTGGTCGGTTACGAGGCGCTGGCGGGTCAGCGGCCGTTCACCGGCGACGGCGCCATCACCGTCGCGATGAAGCATGTGCGGGAGAACCCGCCGCCGATGCCCGCGGACCTGCCGCCGAACGTGCGTGAGCTCATCGAGATCACCATGCGCAAGGACCCGAATCAGCGCTACGCCAGTGGTGGCGAGTTCGCCGACGCGGTGGCCGCGGTGCGCGCCGGTCATCGGCCGCCGGACCCGAAGGGGGCGGCCGTCACGGGAGCGGCGGGCCCGCTCACCGAGGGCGCCACCCGGGTGTTGCCGCCCGGTCCGACCGTCATCCTGCCGGCACCGCAGCAGGACGGCCCGACCGTGCCCTACAACGGCACCGGCGCGAGCACTTACGGTGCCGCTGCCGCCGCCGGCGCTTACGGTGCGCCGGAGACGGCGATGAACCCGGGCAGCACCGGCACTCCGCCGCCCAAGCCCGCCGGTCTCACCAATACCCAGAAGTGGCTCATCGGACTCGGTATCGGTGCGGTTCTGCTGGGCGGCGCCGCCACCTGGCTGGCGTTCGGCGGCGACACCAATCCGCAGCCGGATCGTCCCGTCGTGACCAGCACACTGGTCCCGCCGACCACGACCAAACCGCCGGTGACCACGACGACGCGGCCGGCTCCGCCCCCGCCGCCGGTCACCACGGAGGCGCCGACCACGACCACGGTGCCGCCGACAACCACTACCGAACCGCCGACGACCACTACGGAACCGCCGACGACGACCACGAAACCGCCGACGACGACGCCGGTCCCGAGCACCACCAAAACGGGCAAGACGACCACGACCCGGCAGTACTTCCCCACCCTCGACTTACCATTTCCGGATAGTCCCGGTGCTCGAGGCCCCTCGTCCACTCGTAGCGTGCCTACTCCTCCGCAAGGACAACAATGA
- the pknB gene encoding Stk1 family PASTA domain-containing Ser/Thr kinase: MTTPKNLSSRYELGEIIGFGGMSEVHKARDLRLSRDVAIKVLRADLARDPTFYLRFKREAQNAAALNHPAIVAVYDTGEAEVDGGPLPYIVMEYVDGDTLRDIVRGEGPLPPRRAMEVVADVCAALDFSHKAGIVHRDMKPANIMINRAGAVKVMDFGIARALADSSNPMTQTAAVIGTAQYLSPEQARGETVDARSDVYSVGCVLFEILTGEPPFTGDSPVAVAYQHVREDPRLPSHVHSGVPRELDSVILKAMSKNPANRYQTAAEMRADLIRVLGGQKPSAPMVMTDEDRTTVFDSNEPSPRGYRMVERRDDTAEQEAAEPGGSRRTWIAVGVVAALAVAFGLFWVLIGPGSRPDQVAIPDLSNKSQAQAQDALQKLGFNVAVQQKPDGKIAQGNVIATQPLGGSRIDEGSTVTLQVSTGPAQVQVPRLEGMTQEQAEQVLNSQGLRIDPNVQRRPSSQQEKDKVIGTEPSAGSKVDIDKAVIVTLGDGPEKVRVPSVVGQDISLAQPNLEGSAGFKVNVEEVPSAKPKGEVLSTSPAGGTQADKGSSVTVQVSSGEITMPSVVGMTPSQAVEVLRSKGWTGSTSQIVQQPQGTFDTGSVGRILGQSPATGSTLAKNETITISVGVLGPP; this comes from the coding sequence ATGACTACCCCGAAGAATCTCTCGTCTCGCTACGAGCTCGGCGAGATCATCGGATTCGGCGGTATGTCCGAGGTGCACAAGGCCCGTGATCTGCGGCTCAGCCGCGATGTCGCGATCAAGGTCTTGCGGGCCGACCTAGCGCGCGACCCTACGTTCTATCTGCGCTTCAAGCGCGAGGCGCAAAACGCCGCCGCACTGAATCATCCGGCCATCGTCGCGGTGTACGACACCGGCGAGGCCGAGGTGGACGGCGGCCCGCTGCCCTACATCGTGATGGAGTATGTCGACGGCGATACCCTGCGCGATATCGTGCGCGGCGAGGGCCCGCTGCCGCCGCGCCGCGCGATGGAGGTCGTCGCCGACGTCTGCGCCGCACTGGATTTCAGCCACAAGGCCGGCATCGTGCACCGCGATATGAAGCCCGCCAACATCATGATCAACCGCGCGGGCGCGGTGAAGGTGATGGACTTCGGCATCGCGCGTGCGCTGGCCGACAGCTCCAACCCGATGACCCAGACCGCGGCCGTTATCGGTACCGCGCAATACCTTTCACCCGAGCAGGCACGCGGCGAGACCGTCGACGCGCGCTCGGACGTGTACTCCGTCGGCTGTGTGCTCTTCGAAATCCTCACCGGTGAACCGCCTTTCACCGGTGACTCACCGGTCGCGGTGGCCTACCAGCATGTCCGCGAAGACCCGCGGCTGCCCTCGCACGTTCACTCCGGGGTGCCGCGCGAGCTGGACTCGGTGATCCTCAAGGCGATGAGCAAGAACCCGGCCAACCGGTATCAGACCGCGGCCGAGATGCGCGCCGACCTGATCCGGGTGCTCGGCGGGCAGAAGCCGAGCGCGCCGATGGTGATGACCGATGAGGATCGCACCACCGTCTTCGACTCCAACGAACCGTCCCCGCGCGGCTACCGCATGGTCGAACGGCGGGACGACACCGCCGAGCAGGAAGCCGCCGAGCCCGGCGGCTCCCGTCGCACCTGGATCGCGGTCGGCGTCGTCGCCGCGCTGGCGGTCGCCTTCGGTTTGTTCTGGGTACTGATCGGTCCGGGCAGCCGGCCCGATCAGGTCGCCATTCCGGATCTTTCGAACAAATCCCAAGCTCAAGCCCAGGACGCGCTGCAGAAGCTCGGCTTCAACGTCGCGGTGCAGCAGAAACCGGATGGCAAGATCGCGCAGGGCAATGTGATCGCCACCCAACCGCTCGGCGGCTCCCGCATCGACGAGGGCAGCACCGTCACCCTGCAGGTCTCCACCGGACCGGCGCAGGTACAGGTGCCCCGGCTCGAGGGGATGACCCAGGAGCAGGCCGAGCAGGTGCTCAATTCGCAGGGCCTGCGGATAGATCCGAACGTGCAGCGCAGGCCGTCCAGTCAGCAGGAGAAGGACAAGGTCATCGGCACCGAGCCCTCGGCGGGCTCCAAGGTCGACATCGACAAGGCCGTCATCGTCACCCTCGGTGACGGACCGGAGAAGGTGCGCGTTCCCTCGGTCGTCGGCCAGGACATCAGTTTGGCCCAGCCCAACCTGGAGGGCAGTGCCGGTTTCAAGGTCAACGTGGAGGAGGTGCCGTCCGCGAAGCCGAAGGGTGAGGTCCTCTCGACCAGTCCCGCGGGTGGTACCCAGGCCGACAAGGGTTCGTCGGTCACCGTGCAGGTTTCCAGCGGCGAGATCACCATGCCCAGCGTCGTCGGCATGACGCCGTCGCAGGCGGTGGAGGTACTGCGTTCGAAGGGCTGGACCGGCAGCACCAGTCAGATCGTCCAGCAGCCGCAGGGCACCTTCGACACCGGTAGCGTCGGGCGAATTCTCGGCCAATCTCCGGCGACCGGCTCCACGCTCGCCAAGAACGAGACAATCACCATTTCCGTCGGTGTTCTGGGCCCGCCGTGA
- a CDS encoding deaminase, which yields MSTDHRYMLRAVELARMCPPSATAFSVGAVVVADGVEIATGFSRETDAKVHAEESALDKLGDADPRLARATIYSTLEPCSQRASAGRPPCTERILRAGIPRVVIAWREPATFVTNCVGVEKLRQHGVEVIELPDLAAEAMAMNRHLDLS from the coding sequence ATGAGCACCGACCACCGATACATGCTGAGGGCTGTCGAGCTCGCGCGGATGTGCCCGCCGAGCGCTACGGCGTTCTCCGTCGGGGCCGTGGTGGTCGCGGACGGGGTCGAGATCGCGACGGGGTTCTCGCGGGAGACCGATGCGAAGGTGCATGCCGAGGAGTCGGCGCTGGACAAGCTGGGCGATGCGGACCCGCGGCTGGCGCGGGCGACGATCTACAGCACGCTGGAGCCCTGTTCGCAGCGGGCCAGCGCGGGGCGGCCGCCGTGTACGGAACGGATTCTGCGCGCCGGGATTCCGCGGGTCGTCATCGCCTGGCGGGAGCCCGCGACCTTCGTGACGAACTGCGTGGGCGTCGAGAAGCTCCGTCAGCACGGGGTCGAAGTGATCGAGTTGCCTGATCTCGCGGCGGAAGCCATGGCGATGAACAGGCATCTCGACCTCTCCTAG
- a CDS encoding aminodeoxychorismate/anthranilate synthase component II — protein sequence MRVLVVDNYDSFVFNLVQYLGQLGAEAVVWRNDDPQLADVDAVATEFDGILISPGPGSPDRAGASIPLVHACAKSTTPLLGVCLGHQAIGEAFGATVTRAPELLHGKTSLVFHSGNGVLAGLPDPFTATRYHSLTVPEDTLPAEIEVTGRTESGIVMAVRHRELPIHGVQFHPESVLTQGGHRMLANWLEVCGERPAEGLVEMLESEVAALVTQ from the coding sequence ATGCGTGTACTCGTCGTCGACAACTACGACAGCTTCGTCTTCAACCTGGTGCAGTACCTGGGCCAGCTCGGAGCCGAGGCCGTGGTCTGGCGCAATGACGATCCGCAGCTCGCCGACGTGGACGCCGTCGCCACCGAATTCGACGGTATCTTGATCAGCCCGGGCCCCGGTTCGCCGGATCGGGCCGGCGCGAGCATCCCGCTGGTGCACGCCTGCGCGAAGTCCACGACCCCGCTGCTCGGGGTGTGCCTGGGCCATCAGGCGATCGGCGAGGCGTTCGGCGCGACCGTCACTCGCGCCCCGGAGCTGCTGCACGGCAAGACCTCGCTGGTGTTCCACAGTGGCAACGGCGTATTGGCCGGTTTGCCCGATCCCTTCACCGCCACCCGCTACCACTCGCTGACCGTCCCGGAGGACACCCTCCCCGCCGAGATCGAGGTCACCGGCCGCACCGAGTCCGGCATCGTGATGGCGGTACGCCACCGTGAGCTGCCCATTCACGGCGTCCAGTTCCACCCCGAATCCGTCCTCACCCAGGGCGGTCACCGCATGCTCGCGAACTGGCTCGAGGTGTGCGGCGAACGCCCCGCCGAGGGTCTGGTGGAAATGCTCGAATCGGAGGTCGCTGCGCTGGTGACGCAGTGA
- a CDS encoding RibD family protein, producing MTLPPPGPSAPRPHVLLSVAVSIDGYIDDASPDRLKLSDTADFDRVDQVRAESDAILVGAETLRRDNPRLLVNSEARRADRVAAGKPEYPTKVTVTASGELNPAWRLWQQGGDKLVYTTDSGAARIGAQLSGLAEVVSLGAVVDFTALLDDLGARGIAQLMVEGGTRVHTEFLAADLADELHLAVAPILVGDPAAPRFTGPAAYPGGPHRRLHLAEVTRVGDMAVLRYTR from the coding sequence GTGACCCTGCCCCCGCCCGGCCCGTCGGCGCCGCGGCCCCATGTGCTGCTCTCGGTAGCGGTCAGCATCGACGGCTACATCGACGACGCGAGTCCGGACCGGCTGAAACTGTCCGACACCGCGGATTTCGACCGCGTCGATCAGGTGCGCGCCGAATCCGACGCCATCCTGGTCGGCGCCGAGACCCTGCGCCGCGACAATCCTCGCCTGCTGGTGAATAGCGAAGCACGCCGCGCGGACCGGGTGGCCGCCGGCAAGCCGGAGTACCCGACGAAGGTGACCGTCACGGCGAGCGGCGAATTGAATCCGGCCTGGCGCCTCTGGCAGCAAGGCGGCGACAAGCTCGTCTACACCACCGATTCCGGTGCCGCCCGGATCGGTGCTCAGCTGTCCGGCCTGGCCGAGGTCGTCAGCCTCGGCGCGGTAGTCGACTTCACCGCGCTACTGGACGACCTCGGAGCACGCGGCATCGCCCAGTTGATGGTCGAAGGCGGTACCCGCGTCCACACCGAATTCCTCGCCGCCGACCTGGCCGACGAACTGCATCTGGCCGTCGCGCCCATCCTGGTCGGCGACCCGGCCGCGCCGCGGTTCACCGGGCCCGCCGCGTATCCCGGTGGACCGCACCGCCGTTTGCACCTCGCCGAGGTGACCCGAGTGGGAGACATGGCTGTCCTGCGCTACACCCGCTGA
- a CDS encoding peptidoglycan D,D-transpeptidase FtsI family protein — protein sequence MNTPLRRVAVAVMLMIVALLINATYVQVSIGPFGKADSLRHDPRNSRVLLDEYSRQRGQISASGTVLASSVATDDRYKYLRTYPTAPDAYAPVTGFYSMQYGSNGLEKAEDSVLNGSDSQLFGRRLIDMISGRDPRGANVLTTLNPAMQQVAYDQLTSKGYTGSVVAIEPSTGKILTMVSTPSYDPNLLSGHDGARGTQAWEELSRDKSKPMLNRAVSQTYPPGSTFKVVTTAAALQDGIATPQDQFTAASQITLPNTATTLENYNGSHCGSGNTASLYDAFRLSCNTAFAELSQKVGASNLKDAAAAFGVGPSRGIPIPVAESTVGPIPDNAALAQSSIGQRDVALTPLENAVVAATVANGGVRMEPYLVDSLQGPDLSELSKTKPVSVGQAVSASVADQLTSMMIASEQNTAGGQQNRGYTIASKTGTAEHGDNPRSTPPHAWYIAFAPAQNPTIAIAVIVENGGDRALAATGGSVAAPVARAVLDAGLRGG from the coding sequence ATGAACACTCCACTACGGCGGGTAGCCGTCGCGGTCATGCTGATGATCGTCGCGCTGCTGATCAACGCCACCTACGTCCAGGTCTCCATCGGCCCCTTCGGGAAGGCCGACAGCCTGCGCCACGATCCGCGCAACTCCCGCGTGCTGCTCGACGAGTATTCGCGCCAGCGCGGGCAGATCTCCGCGAGCGGCACCGTGCTGGCCAGTTCGGTCGCCACCGACGATCGCTACAAGTACCTGCGCACCTATCCGACCGCCCCGGACGCCTACGCCCCGGTCACCGGCTTCTACTCGATGCAGTACGGCAGCAACGGGCTGGAGAAGGCCGAGGATTCGGTGCTCAACGGCTCCGACAGCCAGTTGTTCGGACGCCGGTTGATCGACATGATCTCCGGGCGTGACCCGCGCGGGGCGAACGTGCTCACCACGCTGAACCCGGCGATGCAGCAGGTCGCCTACGACCAGCTGACCTCGAAGGGCTACACCGGTTCGGTCGTCGCGATCGAACCCAGCACCGGCAAGATCCTCACCATGGTCTCCACGCCGAGTTACGACCCGAACCTGCTGTCCGGGCACGACGGCGCGCGCGGCACCCAGGCCTGGGAGGAACTGAGCCGGGACAAGTCCAAGCCGATGCTCAATCGCGCTGTCTCCCAGACTTATCCGCCGGGGTCCACGTTCAAGGTGGTGACCACCGCGGCCGCGCTGCAGGACGGCATCGCGACACCGCAGGATCAGTTCACCGCGGCCAGTCAGATCACCCTGCCCAACACCGCGACCACGCTGGAGAACTACAACGGTTCGCACTGCGGCAGCGGCAACACCGCCTCGCTGTACGACGCGTTCCGGTTGTCCTGCAACACCGCCTTCGCCGAACTGAGCCAGAAGGTGGGCGCGTCCAACCTGAAGGACGCGGCCGCCGCGTTCGGTGTGGGCCCGAGCCGCGGCATCCCGATCCCGGTCGCCGAATCCACCGTGGGTCCCATCCCGGACAACGCGGCACTGGCGCAGAGCAGCATCGGTCAGCGCGATGTGGCGCTGACCCCGCTGGAGAACGCGGTCGTCGCGGCCACCGTCGCCAACGGCGGTGTCCGGATGGAGCCGTACCTGGTCGATTCGCTGCAGGGGCCGGACCTCAGCGAGTTGTCCAAGACCAAGCCGGTCTCGGTCGGCCAGGCCGTCAGCGCCTCGGTCGCCGACCAGCTCACCAGCATGATGATCGCCTCGGAACAGAACACCGCGGGCGGTCAGCAGAACCGCGGATACACCATCGCGTCCAAGACCGGCACCGCCGAACACGGCGACAATCCGCGCTCCACACCACCCCACGCCTGGTACATCGCTTTCGCCCCCGCGCAGAATCCGACCATCGCCATCGCGGTGATCGTGGAGAACGGCGGCGACCGTGCGCTGGCCGCCACCGGTGGTTCCGTGGCCGCGCCGGTCGCGCGGGCCGTGCTGGACGCCGGTCTGCGAGGGGGCTGA
- a CDS encoding CBS domain-containing protein — protein MTTARDIMRPGAHWISMEDTVGKAARLMAELGVGCLIVSDDNERMRGIITDRDIVVKCVAQGKSPGATKAADLCEATPRWVAADADLEEVLDEMEGHRVKRVPVIDESKKLVGMISEADLAKHLDDNQLGEWVNSIYGRP, from the coding sequence ATGACCACTGCCCGCGACATCATGCGTCCCGGCGCGCACTGGATCTCCATGGAAGACACCGTCGGCAAAGCCGCGCGGTTGATGGCCGAACTCGGCGTCGGATGCCTGATCGTCTCCGACGACAACGAACGCATGCGCGGCATCATCACCGACCGCGACATCGTCGTGAAATGCGTAGCCCAGGGCAAGTCACCCGGCGCCACCAAGGCCGCCGACCTCTGTGAAGCCACCCCGCGCTGGGTCGCCGCCGACGCCGACTTGGAAGAAGTGCTCGACGAGATGGAAGGCCACCGGGTCAAGCGTGTCCCGGTTATCGACGAGAGCAAGAAGCTCGTCGGCATGATCAGCGAGGCCGACCTGGCCAAACACCTGGACGACAATCAGCTCGGCGAATGGGTCAACTCCATCTACGGCCGCCCCTAA
- a CDS encoding PP2C family protein-serine/threonine phosphatase: protein MTLVLRYAARSDRGLVRGNNEDSVYAGARLLALADGMGGHAAGEVASQLMIAALAHLDDDEPGTDLLGKLDHAIHEGNAAIADQVEEEPELDGMGTTLTAILFAGNKLGLAHIGDSRAYLLRGGELAQITRDDTFVQSLVDEGRITPEQAHTHPQRSLIMRALTGNEIEPTLIMREARAGDRYLLCSDGLSDVVSDETIANTLREGSTDECADRLIELALRSGGPDNVTVVVADVIDLDYGQSHPIVAGAASGQDEDTPPPNTAAGRAAAMRPPRAAPPRRASSTPDPEPPAKSHKLRWILLSLGLVLAVGVGLLVGYKMVRNNYYVAAEGGSVVILRGLPGSILGYSIHEVDTIGCVNKSGELTILKTGTTLPAGCRALEIEDLTQTGRNQVNQGLPPGSLNEAESQMRRLASQQLLPVCTPKESTPQPGVIPPTSTEPAPATPNPVATTTAPPPVEPPPPGDTRGTDIKTPTKVEPTAPTSTSATPQTPGENCRVTD from the coding sequence GTGACACTTGTTCTCCGCTACGCAGCGCGCAGCGACCGCGGCCTCGTGCGAGGCAACAACGAGGATTCCGTGTACGCGGGCGCCCGGTTGCTCGCCCTGGCCGACGGCATGGGCGGCCACGCCGCCGGTGAAGTCGCCTCCCAGTTGATGATTGCCGCGCTGGCTCATCTCGACGACGACGAGCCCGGCACCGACCTGCTCGGCAAACTCGATCATGCGATCCACGAGGGCAATGCCGCGATCGCCGATCAGGTCGAGGAAGAGCCCGAGCTCGACGGCATGGGCACCACACTGACCGCGATCCTGTTCGCGGGCAACAAACTCGGCCTCGCCCATATCGGCGATTCCCGCGCCTACCTGTTGCGCGGTGGCGAACTGGCCCAGATCACCAGAGACGACACGTTCGTCCAGTCGCTGGTGGACGAGGGCCGGATCACCCCCGAGCAGGCGCACACCCACCCGCAGCGCTCACTGATCATGCGCGCGCTCACCGGCAACGAGATCGAGCCGACGCTGATCATGCGGGAGGCCCGCGCGGGCGACCGCTATCTGCTCTGCTCCGACGGCCTCTCCGATGTGGTGAGCGACGAGACGATCGCGAACACCCTGCGCGAGGGCAGCACCGACGAATGTGCCGATCGGCTCATCGAATTGGCGTTGCGCAGCGGTGGCCCGGACAACGTCACCGTGGTCGTCGCCGATGTCATCGATCTCGATTACGGGCAGAGTCATCCGATCGTGGCGGGCGCCGCCTCCGGTCAGGACGAGGACACTCCCCCGCCGAACACCGCGGCCGGCCGCGCCGCCGCGATGCGTCCCCCGCGCGCCGCACCGCCGCGCCGGGCGAGCAGCACTCCGGATCCGGAGCCACCGGCGAAATCGCACAAACTGCGCTGGATCCTGCTGTCGCTGGGTCTGGTGCTGGCGGTCGGTGTGGGCCTGCTGGTCGGCTACAAGATGGTGCGCAACAACTACTACGTGGCCGCCGAGGGCGGCAGTGTGGTGATCCTGCGCGGACTGCCGGGTTCGATACTCGGTTATTCGATCCACGAGGTCGACACCATCGGCTGCGTGAACAAAAGCGGTGAGCTCACCATCCTGAAGACGGGCACCACGCTGCCCGCGGGCTGCCGGGCGCTCGAGATCGAAGATCTCACCCAGACCGGACGCAACCAGGTCAACCAGGGTCTGCCGCCGGGCTCGCTCAACGAGGCCGAGAGCCAGATGCGCCGCTTGGCCTCCCAGCAGCTGCTGCCGGTGTGCACGCCCAAGGAATCGACGCCGCAGCCCGGTGTCATACCGCCGACCTCGACGGAGCCGGCCCCCGCCACGCCGAACCCGGTCGCGACGACCACCGCGCCGCCGCCCGTCGAACCGCCGCCTCCTGGGGACACCCGGGGTACCGATATCAAGACACCGACGAAGGTGGAACCCACCGCGCCGACGTCCACGTCGGCGACCCCCCAGACGCCGGGGGAGAACTGCCGGGTGACGGACTGA
- a CDS encoding FtsW/RodA/SpoVE family cell cycle protein produces the protein MSAPAQPSAGAYPSPPGGFAPAPPPSTRRNVELLLLAFAAVLTTVSLFLVEASQEQSLTWDIAKYGAAYLALFGVAHLAVRRFAPFADPLLLPIVAVLNGIGLVLIHRLDLGSAQNARYNSWTIPSPDASPQIMWTALGTIGFIAVLAILRDYRTLARYSYTLGLIGLVALMIPALLPSAYSETNGAKIWIRLPGFSVQPGEFSKILLIIFFASVLVAKRDLFTTAGRHMLGMEFPRARDLGPILAVWIVCIGVLVLEKDLGTSLLIFSTVLVMLYIATERVGWLIIGGGLLAIGFVFAYNAFGHVRVRVHTWLDPFSDYNNTGYQISQSMFGLATGGLAGTGLGNGRPNQVPFAKTDFIITTIGEELGLIGLTAVLVLFLVFIVRGLRTALAVRDSFGKLLAAGLAFTMAIQLFVVVGGVTKLIPLTGLTTPFMSYGGSSLLANYLLLALLIKISDAARAPAPARKKEPAAPLADAPTELFRKDARPQE, from the coding sequence ATGTCCGCTCCGGCACAGCCGTCCGCTGGGGCATACCCCAGTCCGCCAGGCGGCTTCGCGCCCGCGCCCCCGCCGTCCACGCGGCGCAATGTCGAATTGCTGCTGCTGGCGTTCGCGGCGGTGCTGACGACGGTGTCGCTGTTCCTGGTGGAAGCCAGTCAGGAACAGTCGCTCACCTGGGATATCGCCAAATACGGCGCGGCCTACCTGGCATTGTTCGGCGTGGCCCATCTGGCGGTGCGCCGGTTCGCGCCGTTCGCCGACCCGCTGCTGCTGCCGATCGTGGCGGTGCTCAACGGAATCGGGCTGGTGCTGATCCATCGCCTGGATCTCGGCTCCGCGCAGAACGCCCGCTACAACTCCTGGACGATCCCCTCCCCCGACGCCAGTCCGCAGATCATGTGGACCGCGCTCGGCACGATCGGGTTCATCGCGGTGCTCGCGATCCTGCGCGATTACCGCACGCTGGCCCGCTACAGCTACACCCTGGGGCTGATCGGCCTTGTCGCCCTGATGATTCCGGCGTTGCTGCCCAGCGCGTACTCGGAAACCAACGGCGCCAAGATCTGGATCCGGCTGCCCGGTTTCAGTGTGCAGCCGGGTGAGTTCTCCAAAATCCTGCTGATCATCTTCTTCGCCTCGGTGCTGGTGGCCAAGCGCGACCTGTTCACCACCGCCGGGCGGCACATGCTGGGCATGGAATTCCCGCGCGCCCGCGATCTCGGGCCGATCCTCGCGGTGTGGATCGTGTGCATCGGCGTGCTCGTGCTGGAGAAAGACCTGGGCACTTCGCTGCTGATCTTCTCCACCGTGCTGGTGATGCTCTACATCGCCACCGAGCGGGTGGGCTGGCTGATCATCGGCGGCGGTCTGCTCGCCATCGGATTCGTCTTCGCCTACAACGCCTTCGGTCACGTCCGGGTGCGCGTGCACACCTGGCTGGACCCGTTCTCGGACTACAACAACACCGGCTACCAGATCTCGCAGTCCATGTTCGGCCTGGCCACCGGCGGGCTGGCGGGCACCGGCCTGGGCAACGGCCGGCCGAACCAGGTGCCCTTCGCCAAGACCGACTTCATCATCACCACCATCGGCGAGGAACTGGGCCTGATCGGGCTGACCGCGGTACTGGTGCTGTTCCTGGTGTTCATCGTGCGCGGCCTGCGCACCGCCCTGGCCGTGCGCGACAGCTTCGGCAAGCTGCTCGCCGCCGGTCTGGCCTTCACCATGGCGATTCAGCTGTTCGTGGTGGTAGGCGGTGTCACCAAACTGATTCCGCTGACCGGTCTCACGACGCCGTTCATGTCCTACGGCGGCTCGTCGCTGCTGGCCAACTATCTGCTGCTGGCCCTGCTGATCAAGATCTCCGACGCGGCCCGCGCACCGGCACCGGCGCGCAAGAAGGAACCCGCGGCGCCCCTCGCCGATGCCCCGACCGAGCTGTTCCGCAAGGATGCGAGGCCGCAGGAATGA